The following proteins are co-located in the Raphanus sativus cultivar WK10039 unplaced genomic scaffold, ASM80110v3 Scaffold0428, whole genome shotgun sequence genome:
- the LOC108844346 gene encoding uncharacterized protein LOC108844346: MMNSAYRSLHLTASRLINPNPISSSLLHFLPLYSVNASPRRSTPPLRRRNFVTPFSSSSSSLYIPMAGGDDQVHLLEKQFESFRGQLEESAALREQIRAVVMEIESATRLIQANLLLVHQSRPIPEIIEKAKEKMDDLKKFYGRLAEILQKCPGQYYRYHGDWRSETQAVVSQLAFMHWLETGSLLVHTEAEAKLGLNSLEFGLETEDYLTGICFMSNDLPRYVVNRVTAGDYDCPRKVMNFLTDLHAAFRMLNLRNDFLRKKFDSMKYDLRRVEEVYYDVKIRGLISGGDPPPPPQVQDQS, translated from the exons ATGATGAACTCAGCGTATCGAAGCCTTCACTTGACAGCGTCTCGTCTGATAAACCCTAACCCCATCTCCTCTTCCCTTCTCCATTTTCTCCCTCTCTACTCCGTCAACGCTTCTCCTCGGCGCTCCACTCCTCCCCTCCGCCGTAGAAACTTCGTGACTcctttctcctcctcctcttcttctttgtacATTCCGATGGCTGGAGGAGATGACCAGGTTCATTTGCTGGAGAAGCAGTTCGAGAGCTTCCGTGGTCAGCTCGAAGAGTCAGCAGCTTTGAGAGAGCAGATTCGTGCTGTGGTTATGGAGATTGAGTCCGCCACCAGGCTCATTCAAGCTAACCTCCTCCTCGTTCATCAGTCTCGACCCATTCCCG AGATTATCGAGAAAGCTAAGGAAAAGATGGATGATTTGAAGAAGTTCTACGGTCGGCTTGCTGAGATCCTTCAGAAATGTCCTGGACAGTACTATAG GTACCATGGGGACTGGAGGAGTGAGACACAGGCAGTGGTCTCCCAGCTCGCTTTCATGCACTGGCTAGAAACTGGAAGTCTCCTTGTGCATACCGAAGCTGAAGCAAAACTTGGGT TGAACAGTTTGGAGTTTGGACTGGAGACGGAAGATTATCTGACTG GAATATGCTTCATGTCAAACGATTTG CCTAGGTACGTGGTGAACAGAGTAACAGCAGGTGACTATGACTGTCCAAGAAAGGTGATGAACTTCTTGACGGATCTTCATGCTGCCTTTCGCATGCTCAACCTCAGGAACGATTTTCTGCGCAAGAAATTCGACA GTATGAAATATGACCTAAGAAGAGTGGAAGAAGTATACTATGATGTTAAGATCCGAGGTTTGATTTCTGGTGgagatcctcctcctcctcctcaagtCCAAGACCAATCCTAA